GTCGCGATTGGCCCGCGGCCGTGACGTGGCGCGGCAGGCGGAAGTGAGGGGGCCGCGGCCATGTTACGGCAGGTGAGGCGGCCCCCGCCGGGAGGGGTCagggggcagcgcggggggccTGCGGCCGCCGCACCGGGGGAGCGGGGACGGTAGGTGCTGCCGGCTGCTATcggcccgcagccccggggctgcgcGCTGGAGCCCCCAAGCGCTGGGAACCGCTCCCGAATCGGTTAAACACCCGGGGGAGGTGTTGGGGGCCGGGGCAGGTGGGTGTTGTGGCGGGGAAGGCCTCTGGGGCAGGGCCGGGCTCAGGGGAGACGTTCCTTGGGTGAGGGTTGGAGTCACGTAAGGCCTGCGACAGAGACCGGCCTGCCTGTGACAGTGATAATTCTGTTCCCGTCGCCAGTATCTGCACTGAGATTGGGGTGTGCGTGcgtgtctgtctgtctgtgtgcgCGTTGCCTGATTTAGGAACAGCTTTTGTGGCAGGTAATGGGTTCTCTGGGAGGAACGATGAGTAAAGCACCCGAGGCAAGGCTGTGCGGTTAACTGCCGGGGTGCAGCAAGGATCCTTGGACTCACGGTGTGAGTTTATGTAGTTTTGAGAAAGCACAAATCAAAACACATtgcatgttttgctttgtatgtGGTTGAATCTTCACATtcattccaaatttattttgatttcaaagGGCAGCTGTAACATTCTGGGTAATCAAAAGCGTCCCTGCTTGAAGCTGGAAGTGGATTATGTTTTCTCATGTAGCTTTTTGCATCTGTTCCCCGCTTTAGGACAGCAGTGATGACATTGAAGATGTGTCTCTCTTTGATGCAGATGATGATGCATCCAGGAGATCAAAAAAGTCAAAAATAAGGTCAGTGGCCATAGAGAGAGTTTCTAGATGAGTTCTGGGCAGAAGCATGAGAAAGAAAGGACTGCCGTATTACATCAAAACATGGAATGGCAAATACCTTCTTTATTTGGAAGTAATGGAGAGTAATTTCTGGGTGACTGGGAGCACCAGTTCCAGAAGCTCAGTTGGAACTTATAGACCTGTGCCTTCATGCTTCTGGGTCCCTCATGTTTAATATGTGTTCGTGTTCCTGCATGAAAGGAATCTACACTGATAACGATGACTCTAACAGGAGGTTCTCATCGTGTCGAGTGCTGGTGTGGCCTAGTCTGTTGTCCCTTCCCAGCCTTTGTTCTTGAATACGTTTTGTGCTGCCCTGCTGTCTGCCATGTCCTGGCATAGCTAGCCCAGCCACCTCCTTCTGCCCAAactcctgccccacagcagtgTCCATACCCACGTGCTGTGGTGACCTCAGCTCAGTACTGCGTGTTTCTGACCTGGAAGctgcagaaataagaaagaaggGCAAGTCTGCTGTGTTGagaaataccatttttccttcagaggtATTTCCTCTGCTAGAATCTTTTTAAACTTACCCCATAAAAACTGTCTTATACTGAACACGAGGTAAAACTCCCTGTCCCCTTCCACCCCAAATTCTGTCTGCATGTGGGATATCACTGCATGTGGAATGTGTCTTCCTTATGATGAGCTTCTAGTCAATTTATTTCCCATATTTTCAGAAGTCATTACACACTGGGTTGATGTTATGATGCTGATCCTTATCCTGTGAGTTGGTGGGAGATCATGTGGCAGTGTCATTTCTCTGAAATTGCTTGGTGTCTTGTCTGAAAGAGCTGTGACTGTACTGTACTTCATTCCAGGCATCCAGTGGCATCATTTTTCCACTTATTCTTCCGAGTCAGTGCGATAGTTGTCTATCTGCTCTGTGAGCTCTTAACTAGCAGCTTTATTGCCTGCATGGTGACTATTATCCTCCTCTTGTCATGTGACTTTTGGGCTGTAAAGGTAAGTTCCTCTTACACTTTTGTTATCTTCGTCTTACTGTATAGGAATAATTGAACAGTGATATTCATGTCACAAGGAAAGTAACTTCTTCATGCCTTTGCCACAAAATGATACCCCAGATACCCTCAAGTACTGTGATGTATTGCAGAGCGTTATGAAATAACTCTTAAATCTTTGTGTACttagtttcttttgaaaatcaaatgGAGGACATATATATTAAGCTTTCTTTTAGCACAGGCTTTCTTATCAGAGCACTTTGGAATCACCAGAAGTACGCCTCACGGTAAATTAGTGTTGTACTGGACATATTAGGAAATAGATTGTTGTGGACATAAGAGCCTTGTAATCTTGTTTTCCCAAGTGAAAGGCAAATGATCACCATTGACAGTAGCAACCCAAACAGCTGAACCTTGGCAAATGGTTTCTTTTAGCAGAAGATATAAAGCTCATaacttttcttctatttcagaaTGTCACAGGGCGACTGATGGTTGGCCTTCGTTGGTGGAACCAGGTGGATGATGATGGTAGAAGTCACTGGATATTTGAAGCCAGGAAggtatatttcttttttttttttttcttttcatggtttCTGTTTTATGAAACCCCTATTAATTGGCAGTTATGCTTGTGATGATAGATTGCACAAGGTAGACATTTACTTCCAGCCACAGATCTGTAACCATGGGCTTGTTTCATGTAGGCTGCTGAGtgagctttttttgttgttgaattgtttaaaaattctCATGATGTACTGATCTGGCTTAATGTAAGTAACTTAAAAGTTCCACATAAAATGCAGTAAAGGTTCTTATGTCACACCGGTAACCTGCAAGTTTTCTGGTGTGGACTTTGGACAGCTGACGTAGGTTTTATCTCCTATAGAAAACTATTGGAAGTAGGAAGAAATGTATAGCATTCATCATGGCTGTTGCTTTGCCTTTGTGTTCATGGTGCCTACTGCTACCTCTTTAGCATCCCATCTGTCAGGCACCTCACAGAATGTCACATGTTTACCCTTTCTATCCTTATCTCTTACCTCTGTATGGAGCTAATGGCATACAAATCTGGAGGGAGGTAAAGATCGTTTCCTTGATCCCATGTGCCCTCTGCGCTGGTGTAGGGACTCGAACTTAAACCTTTCTTCAGCTGAGTTCGTGCACTCACTACAGGCACATTCTTTCTCAAAACTGCTAGTTTAGAAAAGTTAAAACGTactggggaagagagagagaggtagCTGAACTGCTGTAAATTTACCTGTAAGTTGTTAACCCCAGCCcagatgttttaatttacaGGAAGAAGTGAGTGTTTGCTTAGGATCTTCTGCTCTGTAAAGACCTTATAAAATCAGTAGTGTGATGTGAATGAGACCTCTGcatgtgtaaagaaaaaactaCCCTACTTTGATGCCTAAGATTATCAATATTTAGTTCTGCCAGTGCTAGGATTGGTGAAATTCTGGTTGTCTGTGCAGTGGTTTGGAGGTAGAAAGACATTACCTGTTTGGCTCTTTCTAAGCTTTGTAACTGAGCCATGCAGTAAATGTCATGTTGCCCAAACCTCACCTTTTAGCCCCAAGCATTCCAAGAGGATTTGATGCAGCTGCCTCCACAGTTTCTGATAGAAAATTGACAAAAGGGTCTCTTGAATGGAAACATCTTCTGTTGCGGAAAGATCTGTGTGATGTAGAAACTGATCTTGAAAGCACCCAGTACTGTTGTGTGGAGGCAAAAACCAGGGGGCTTGCAGATTCTGGACTGTTTTAAATGACAGTGTGATCTATACGATGGAGCAGCCTGTTAatctcccatttcttttctgtttctaggTATCAACGCAAGGGAGTAAAGCCTCATCAGAAGCAGAGTCACGAATTTTCTGGTTAGGTCTAATTACCTGTCCCATGATCTGGGTGATATTTGCTTTCAGCgctctcttttctttcaaagtgaaATGGCTGGTGAGTTGACTCCCTCAATCAGTAATAGATCTTGCATGTTACAAGTAAGGCAGTGCAAATTAGTGACTTTACTTTCTTGTGTCTTAGGCAGTGGTGGTGATGGGAGTGGTGCTTCAGGGAGCCAACCTTTATGGTTATATCAGGTGTAAAGTTGGCAGTAGAAAGAACTTGACGAGCATGGCCACCAGCTATCTTGGAAAGCAGTTCTTGCGGCAGGTAAGATTCCCAGGGTTTTGGAAACCCTCCGGTTATACTCCTTTCTGTCCATAATCTTCTTTCCTGCCTagacatgaaaggaaaaactgaaaaagttgTTATTTAGAGTTCTGCAGTGGGACCCTTCACACCTTACATCCTTGTGAATTTGAGGCTCTTTAAGTCACAGAGTAACTTGCCAATTATTAGCATCAAGTCCCATTTGCAGTGTCTTGTGAGCTCGTATTATTTGCTGGTGCCGTGGACAAGTGCCAGAGAAGTTACTGGGATATGGTTGGTGTATTGGAAATAGGGAACACGGTGAATGTGGTCACAGAATGAAATAGCTTTTGGTAAACTCTGCTGCTCTTGGATAACACATTGTTAAATTACTCCTTTCGTCACACTGCTTCCTCTTCAGATTGTGCTAGCCACAAAACCACGCATCTGGAGGGATGTTGCCTTGGTCCTTGTGTGTCAGTGCACGGCTGCAGCGTGCATAGCTCTTAGCCAAAAGGGCTGCCACTGCCTCTTGCATTTTTCTCACTTCCAGCCAGCTCTTCTCGACAGTCCTTTTCTGCTCCACcactgggttttctttcttccataggtccctgcagcaggaggcacagccctccttccttctgcttccaggCTGTCatttagcttttgcttttactgAGTTTCTTGATGGTGTTACACAGACAGCTCGGGGGGCAGGTGGTTTGGCTGCCACAGGTTCACAAATGCTCACTGGAAGCTCAAACACTGATAAACCTTTCTTGACTATCTGCTGCGATTGTCCTCCTCTGTGGcttgctttgcttctgaatGCTTTTACCACTGCAGTGGTTAACCAGAGGCCCAGACCAGTCTTGACCTCTGGCAGAAACGAATGTCTTGCCCAAGAATCATGGCAGTGAGTCACACAGTTTTCTGATactccttttattcttttttttttttttttttttcttcttccttctgtagACTGTGGCTAAAGAGGACCAAACAGCATCCTGAGTGGTGGAAGCCTCAAGACAGACTTGATTCACAGTAGGGAACGACGGAGAATGTTGCTCTGACCATGAGATTTGGGAGCTGCATACATGAAGTGTGAattaaaagaagtaaataaattgTGCAAGACTTCAGGTTAACACTCCTAGCAACTTATATTCGATTTTCTACTAGCAGTTTGTGTTTAAGTCCTTTCTTTAGTTTGATTAATTAGAATTAATTTGCCTAAACTTCAAACTAAAAAATATCCTAGGTGGCTATCATACAGGTTTAAAACTACTGGATGAATTAAGAGAAAATTGCTGGACATCCTTCTTCAGAAAAACCATGCACAAGCTGAGCCTTCTTTCACCAAGAATTTCCCAACTCTTCCAGCAGTTGATGCCTCACATAGTTTCAGTTGTGGACGTTGTTGCATTTTGTTCTTGGAGgttgttgctgcttctgttacAGAGTTTAGATAGTGCTCTTTTGGCTCCACATCTCTCTGATTCTGTGACTTGAATGGTACTGAGGTGGGCGCAGTGAAGAACATCTAAAGGAAGTGTTGCTGTTGGCTTAGTGGGAAGATAATTGGAGTCTCATGGAAACTGCAGAAAGTGACTTCTGAGCAGCTCTGGTCTTTTATTTATCTGAAGCATTCTTAGAGGTCTCGGTAACATCTTAAACCCCTGGATTTATGGGAAGTCCCTCTGCCACCTGTAGGTCTGTGTCTGTATGGAGAGTGTAGTAAGAGTAAAACCAGTTTCTGGGGAAGGTTGCACACACAGTTTCAGAAACAGAGTGAATCTGGGAGCAGGTGCTGCCTGACTAATGCTGTTGAAGCAATGCCATCTGGTGTCTTGTTGGCGCTGCATTTGGTGCCACGGGTCTTGTCCTCTGGCCAGGAGGGTGTAGGGTGAGTGatctgctgtttcttcactgGTCCCTCAGCAGAGGGTCACGGGGAATGCGACCAGCGACCAACAGGGTTTTACGTTTCTTGAATCCATGCAGCATGCTGTCCTTAAGCTGTGCTCCCCCAGGGGTCTGCAGggtggaaaaaaagccttttgtagGATTGTGAAATGTTGGCTTGCAGTGTGTTCACTTAGGTGGCAAAGTGGTGTGTTTTGTGTGACAAGCTGTATGAAAGGGGTCCGTTCCTTGTCATGTGATTCCTGTTCAAGGCAGATTGTCCTTTCGCAGTGGCCGATGTTGTAAAGTTCAGATGAGGCGTTTCAAATTAAGAATGTGGTTTCTTTTTGAATAATGGGTATTGTAAATTGTGGGATTGCATTAACATGATTCCTCTCCCTGTACTGTAGCAATACTTGGGAGCTGTACATTTGTTTAACTCTTTGGATTGATACCTTCCttttgtaaatatgtatttataaaatcttgaaattaaaataatgctttgtttaaCCAGACCACATATCCCTTCTATGATTCATGGTTGAGCTCTATTTATACACCATGTTCTTGTAATGTAGTTTTAACAGGGATTACTTGTCACGGTAAACGGTGGTGTTCAGTGAGCTCCAGCACAGTTCGTTCCACCCAGGGGCTTTCAATGGTTTTCCCTGtgcaaatgctttcttcttAAGGATGCTGGAGCTGTTATCACGCAGAGCTGGAGTAATTGTCACCCTGTGAGGCTCAGCTGGAGTGGCTAAGGTGCTGCTTCTGAGGGCACTGGTAGGGCCCCTCTGTCCTGTTCCTGGCTCGCCCCTGGCAGGTGGCAGTGTGCTACCATAAATGCTCATACCACGTGTGGCGGGAGCTTCTAGTCCTCATTTACATGGAAGGGATGATTTAATTCTAAGAAACGAATGTAAACAGGCAAAATGAAACCAATCACTGAAGAGAGGGTGCTTTTGCAGCCACGCGGGCATGAGCAAGTGCAGTATTCGGCCCGTATGGTGCAATGGAATGGGAATCATTTCTGCTCCAGCCCAGGATTCCTGCTGGATGCTGCTGTCGGAGGGATGCCCCTGactccagcacagctccagccacgaggtagttattttaaaatgtgttgaaaGTTTTGGACTTAACATTTATTCTCCTGCTGCCAAAGCTCCCCCcaaactgctggaaaacagagtGTGCTTTTCTGGAAGTTGCAGTTTATTTAATCAAGGACAGAGACATTTATTAGTATGTACCTTTAAATATAGTCCTCTTTGGCTTATTTTTAGCCTTTTGGCAAGCATTCAGTCTTTTGGCTTCTGAGAAGCTGtcattttattgcatttctccACAGCGTGGATCAGAACCAAATTTCTTATCACTGCTCCGGCTGGGTGTGAGTCTTGTTTGATTTTTACTCACTATGTGCTGGGGTTTCCTGTGAAGCAGGAAGTGGGAGTTGCTGCAGAATGGGGAAATTCTctgaatgtgcttttttttgacAAGCCTCAGGAATCCACGCTAAGCCAGTTTTTTGAGGATTAGCTGTGTAATGGTGTCTCCACCCAAGACCTCCACGCCTGGGTGGTGGCTGGACTTTCAGGgtttacagaagcagaaatattccaagagcaataataaaaaaatactatttgccATAGCCAAGTACGCCTCAGATGTTGCAGGCGCAGCTGAAAGGTGGGCTTGAAATCATCCTGTTTTTACAGGCAGAACCATTTTGAGTCCTTGGAGCTTAGTGTCTTGGGCCAGCGGGGAGTTTGCTTACAGAGCTGGGGACAGAACGGGCCCTGGGGGACATTTGCTTTGGGGTGTGTGATGCCTCATCCTTCCCCTGTGTCCTAGGGATGAACTGCTCTGTTGCTCTTTGGCCACAGCAGGGAcctgtcccctcctgctgccaccaaCCAGCCTTGGTTTGTCCTTGCCCACTGTGGCACTGCCgctgtgcagccagctggctgctggaaTTCCCAGGGAAAGCACCTGCTTTCAGGGACAGAAGCaatgctttttctgcctctgtacTTTAACACCTTACAGTGATGCATCTGGGTATtctcaaaacacaaaagctttacaggcagctctgccctgtcCAATGcgcctccccatccctctgtgctACCCGCTGCCCTGGGAGAAAGCCAAAGGGAAGAGCGAAGGATTGATGCTAAGCGTGCATGGGCAACCTGGCCCTGGGCATTTGGAGCCTGCCAGTCTTTTCCTCTACAAATATCCTGGAGGCTTGTCGGGcccagagggctgcaggggactgACTATTGTAGTTGCTTGGCAGAGGCCGTGGTCAGCCCTGCTCACACGGGACAGGACATCCCAGCTGGTATTTCCTAAACAAAAAGCTGCACTGACTAATGGGGAGTGACCTTTGGGAAGGCCAAAGGGAGCGGCActgggggtgaggagggggggTGCTGGCTGAGAACCAGCGCTGCTTCCAGGGCTCCTGGCAGGAAGGCGTTTCATGCTTCCCTCCTGCTTTACTGTGCAAACAGCCTCAATTTGGGAGCAGGAGTCCCGTCCCACCCTGCAAACCCGCAGCAAACCAAgagcctccctgctgccctgatAAGACAGGCAAAgggcaggaagaaaggaaacgctatttctgtttcactgatAGCAGCATTTTTATACCACAGAGGACATGTGGGTCCATCATTATCTGCCTGTGCGTGCCGAAAGAAACTGGGGGTGTTGAACGCGATTCCAGTTCCTTCCTGTCCTCCCTGGTGCCAGCATGTGGCTCAGGGCAGCTGACAGCGGGGATGTGCTGCACTGGTTTCCACCGCTCAGCCACAGGCTGCAGCGCTTGGCTGCTTGAATTTCACTCCTGTTTCTCAGTGGGAGGCATCGCCTTTGGGTACTGCTGTGGGAACAGCCTCTTCCTTGGCTGGCAGCAGGTAATCTGCGCTCCCGGCTGTGTCGTGAAGTTGCAAGAATGCTGCTTGGGTCAGACTCAACCCATCAAACCCGAGGTTTGTCTCAAGCAGTAGCTGTTTTCATGTGCCTCACAGCCATGCTTCCAGGAACGCCTTTTGTACCTCCAGAGGTTTGTGGCTCGCTCTGTGTTACCTGAGGGATTTTGCTGCCATGAATTTGACTGATTCCTTTCCGAGCCCACACAGATTTTTAGTGTTTGCAGTGTCCTGCGGCAGAGAGCTCCACAGATTAACATGGGTCGTGGAAAAGTGCTTCACGTCTTGTTTGTGTGGAACCTGCCTCCAACTTAATTTGGTGCCCATCTGGTAAGGGAAGGGAAAGCCAGGTGTGTTCTGTGTCTGCCACTGTACATGACAGAGAGATGCTGGGTTTTGCATTAAACATGGGGTTTGAAATCCCCAGACAGACTTAAACTGCTGTTGGGATCCTGCTGGATCAGCTCGCTGGAGATCCAGCATCTCCTGTCTCAAAAGGCACCAGCTCACGCTACAGTGCCAGGAGCATCCTCTAGGACAGGGATTACTGTTTGCCAGGATGTGTCCTGGTAAGGTGACAGTTTTATTTGGGTAAAGATGTCCAGGAGTGGTTTCATGTCTAAGAGGACCTTTCTAAGGAGGCGGTTGAGTAGTTGAACTGCAAAGAGAAGATTTGGGATGTTGGGAGATGTGGGGTTCTTGCCTCTTCCAACTATCTTTGCTTCTTCTCTTACCCCGGTAGGGCTAAGGATGGCTCAGATGCTCTGCAAGGACTGGAGGGTGCTTTGATGCCTGACAGAAAGCGAGACTGTGAGGAGGAGCGAGCAGACCTGAGGCTGAGACgctatttttttgcatttacataTTCTGGTCTAATCCCAGCTCAGTGCCTGCTCCTCTACTGGGGCAAGCAGTGCAAGGATACACATGGTTTTGCAATGATACTCAAGAGAAGCTGACAGGGGTTGTCCCCGTTTCTCAAGAAGCATAACAAGGAGCAAAATAACTGCAAGTGCTCCAAGCCTTGCACGAAGTCGGGCTGGGCCAGGGCCGAGCAGTCCTGTTgtggggcaggagccagccctggggaggcagTGGGGCAGCACGAGACAAGACAGGGTGTCTCCTACAGCGGACAGGCTGTGACTTCCCAGGTGTGATGGCAAAGGACAGGAGTGACCCTGGGGTGAGGAGCACCCAGGGACAtggctgccagcccctgtgctgcccagcatTCGCAGCGTGAAATGAATCCTGGGGTGACTGCAGgcaccccatccctgcagcgCTGTCCTCACATGGGTGCCCTGTTTGCACTCGGAATTAGGCACCTCTTTGAGTCTAGACTCAGCTTCCTGGGGGAAGCCTTTTAGCAGGAGGGTTTCCTTATGGCGGCAGGTTCCTGCAGGCTCAGTTGCAAAGCCCTGCTTGCCTGGGGTTGCAATTTTTAACGATGCACTAGTGCAATGAAAGAGCAGGGTCTCTGCTAGGCATCTTCTATGCTGCTGACAAGCAGCATCTCCGGAGGCAGGTCTGTGGGGGCTGTGCACCCCCAGTTCAAATTAACGGAGTAA
The Falco rusticolus isolate bFalRus1 chromosome 1, bFalRus1.pri, whole genome shotgun sequence genome window above contains:
- the LOC119158106 gene encoding Golgi apparatus membrane protein TVP23 homolog B-like, whose translation is MLRQDSSDDIEDVSLFDADDDASRRSKKSKIRHPVASFFHLFFRVSAIVVYLLCELLTSSFIACMVTIILLLSCDFWAVKNVTGRLMVGLRWWNQVDDDGRSHWIFEARKVSTQGSKASSEAESRIFWLGLITCPMIWVIFAFSALFSFKVKWLAVVVMGVVLQGANLYGYIRCKVGSRKNLTSMATSYLGKQFLRQTVAKEDQTAS